A region from the Macrobrachium nipponense isolate FS-2020 chromosome 47, ASM1510439v2, whole genome shotgun sequence genome encodes:
- the LOC135204544 gene encoding gastrula zinc finger protein XlCGF49.1-like, whose protein sequence is MNSTVNEKHPQTCKKEVKQERRICDNGEKPFVSTDCEKAIYKKINLTNDITNPTREKFICNDCGKAISMKHNLIVHMRIHTGEKPFMCKKCGKTFSQKPSLTHHMRLHAGENPFICNECGKAFSQKPSLKLHMRIHTGEKPFMCKECGKAFPKKDILTIHMRSHTGDNPFICNECGKGFSQKPNLKIHMISHTGEKPFMCNECGKAFSQERYSYYSYRSHTGDNPIICNDVEKHFPRNQVLNFI, encoded by the coding sequence atgaattcaacagtgaatgaaaaacatccacaaacttgcaaaaaggaagtaaaacaagagagaaggatctgtGACAATGGAGAGAAGCCTTTTGTATCCACTGACTGTGAAAAAGcaatttacaagaaaattaatcttacaaatgatatcacaaatcctaccagagagaaattcatatgcaatgactgtgggaaagcaatTTCCATGAAACATAATCTTAtagttcatatgagaatccatacaggagagaagccattcatgtgcaagaaATGTGGGAAAACATTTTCACAGAAACCAAGTCTTACACATCATATGAGATTGCATGCTGGAGAGAATCCATTCATATGCAACGAATGtggaaaagcattttcccagaaaccaaGTCTTAAacttcatatgagaatccatacaggagagaagccattcatgtgcaaggaatgtgggaaagcatttcccaAGAAAGATATtcttacaattcatatgagaaGCCACACTGGAGATAATCCATTCATATGCAACGAATGTGGAAAAGGATTTTcccagaaaccaaatcttaaaaTTCATATGATCagccatactggagagaagccattcatgtgcaacgaatgcgggaaagcattttcccaggaAAGATATTCTTACTATTCATATAGAAGCCACACTGGAGATAATCCAATCATATGCAACGACGtggaaaagcattttcccagaaaccaaGTCTTAAacttcatatga